The stretch of DNA GAACATCACCAAAAAGGCGATGATCGGCGCGGCCGGTTAGGTTTTTCTCTTCTTGACTTCCTTCAGCGCGGTTTTAACCATTTTGCCAAAATCCTTGTCCCTCTGTCTTTTTTCCAGGCTCGACATGGCGTAGTAATCATTCTCTTTTTTCAATTTGAGATAATTTTTATATTTCTCTTTGCTTAAATCGCCCGATTTGAGCGCGGCCAGCACAGCACACCCCGGTTCGTGCTGATGGGTGCAATCGAGAAACTTGCAAGACCGGCTCAACTCTTCGATCTCGGCGAAAACGCTTTTTAGCCCCTCTGCCGCATCCGCCAGCCCAATCTCCCTCATCCCCGGATTATCGATGATCATCCCCCCATTCTTGAGGACAAAAAGTTCACGATGAGTAGTCGTATGCTTTCCTTTTTTCGTTTGAGCGCTTATCTCTTTGGTTGCTATCAATTCTTCTCCCAATAATTTATTGGTCAGCGACGACTTGCCAACCCCCGAAGAACCGAGGAGACAATAGATTTGCCCCGGTTCGATCGCCCGCGCCAGGCCATCGAAACCGTTCAAGACGTTGGTGGTTAGTAGCGGAACCTCTTTAAAGCGCTCTTTGACCTGGGCGGTAATTTCGGCCAGCTTTTCCGGGGGAAGAAGATCGATCTTGTTGAGGACCAAAACCGGGCTGATCTTTTCCGACTGAACGATCGTCAGGTAGCGCTCGAATCTGTTCAGGTTGAAGTCGCGGTCGACCGCTTGCACGATAAAAGCGGCATCAACATTAGCGGCAATCGGCTGAACCTCGTCCTTGCCGGCCGCTTTTCGCTTTAAAACACTTTTTCTGGGAAGTATTTCTTCAATAAGGGCGTTGCCGTAGCCCAGATCGACAATCTTTACCAGATCGCCCACCACCGGATAATCAAGGGGCGACTTGGCCGCGAAAATAATTTTACCGGCGACTTCAGCCCAGGCTTCCCCGCTTTCACCCAGAACACGGTACTTCCCCCGG from Candidatus Margulisiibacteriota bacterium encodes:
- the rsgA gene encoding ribosome small subunit-dependent GTPase A, coding for MNNEIKPARVIAQYRGKYRVLGESGEAWAEVAGKIIFAAKSPLDYPVVGDLVKIVDLGYGNALIEEILPRKSVLKRKAAGKDEVQPIAANVDAAFIVQAVDRDFNLNRFERYLTIVQSEKISPVLVLNKIDLLPPEKLAEITAQVKERFKEVPLLTTNVLNGFDGLARAIEPGQIYCLLGSSGVGKSSLTNKLLGEELIATKEISAQTKKGKHTTTHRELFVLKNGGMIIDNPGMREIGLADAAEGLKSVFAEIEELSRSCKFLDCTHQHEPGCAVLAALKSGDLSKEKYKNYLKLKKENDYYAMSSLEKRQRDKDFGKMVKTALKEVKKRKT